A genomic segment from Triticum dicoccoides isolate Atlit2015 ecotype Zavitan chromosome 1A, WEW_v2.0, whole genome shotgun sequence encodes:
- the LOC119280188 gene encoding amino acid permease 3-like, whose product MGENGVGKNYYLQGGAAAAAMEVSSVEHGQAGGSKCYDDDGRLKRTGTMWTASAHIITAVIGSGVLSLAWAIGQLGWVAGPAVMLLFSLVTYYTSSLLSDCYRYGDETTGKRNYTYMDAVNANLSGIKVQLCGFLQYANIVGVAIGYTIAASISMLAIKRANCFHVKGHVNPCHISSTPYMVIFGVAQIFFSQIPDFDQISWLSILAAIMSFTYSAIGLGLGIVQVVANKGVKGSLTGISIGAVTPIDKVWRSLQAFGDIAFAYSYSLILIEIQDTIRAPPPSEAKVMRRATLVSVATTTLFYMLCGCMGYAAFGDDAPGNLLTGFGFYEPFWLLDIANAAIVVHLVGAYQVYCQPLFAFVEKWAQQRWPKSGFITGEIQVPLVSSGFKLNLFRLTWRSAFVVATTVVSMLLPFFNDVVGFLGAIGFWPLTVYFPVEMYIVQKKIPRWSSQWVCLQLLSLACLVITIAAAAGSIAGIMSDLKVYKPFSTTD is encoded by the exons ATGGGGGAGAACGGCGTGGGCAAGAACTACTACCTgcagggaggcgcggcggcggcggccatggaggtGTCCTCCGTGGAGCACGGCCAGGCTGGCGGCTCCAAGTGCTACGACGACGACGGCCGCCTCAAGCGCACCG GGACGATGTGGACGGCGAGCGCGCACATCATCACGGCGGTGATCGGGTCCGGGGTGCTGTCGCTGGCCTGGGCCATCGGGCAGCTCGGCTGggtggccggccccgccgtcatgcTGCTCTTCTCCCTCGTCACCTACTACACCTCCTCGCTGCTCTCCGACTGCTACCGCTACGGCGACGAGACCACCGGCAAGCGCAACTACACCTACATGGACGCCGTCAACGCCAACCTCA GTGGCATCAAGGTCCAGCTCTGCGGATTCCTGCAGTACGCCAACATCGTCGGCGTCGCCATCGGATACACCATCGCCGCCTCCATTAGCATGCT TGCGATCAAGAGGGCCAACTGCTTCCACGTCAAGGGGCACGTGAACCCGTGCCACATCTCGAGCACGCCCTACATGGTCATCTTCGGCGTGGCGCAGATCTTCTTCTCGCAGATCCCGGACTTCGACCAGATCTCCTGGCTCTCCATCCTGGCCGCCATCATGTCCTTCACCTACTCCGCCATCGGCCTCGGCCTCGGCATCGTCCAGGTGGTCGCCAACAAGGGCGTCAAGGGCAGCCTCACCGGCATCAGCATCGGCGCCGTCACGCCCATCGACAAGGTCTGGCGGAGCCTCCAGGCGTTCGGCGACATCGCCTTCGCCTACTCCTATTCGCTCATCCTCATCGAGATCCAGGACACCATCAGGGCGCCGCCGCCGTCCGAGGCCAAGGTCATGCGCCGCGCCACCCTCGTCAGCGTCGCCACCACCACGCTCTTCTACATGCTCTGCGGCTGCATGGGCTACGCCGCCTTCGGCGACGACGCACCCGGGAACCTCCTCACCGGCTTCGGCTTCTACGAGCCCTTCTGGCTCCTCGACATCGCCAACGCCGCCATCGTCGTCCACCTCGTCGGCGCCTACCAGGTCTACTGCCAGCCCCTGTTCGCCTTCGTCGAGAAGTGGGCGCAGCAGAGGTGGCCCAAGTCAGGGTTCATCACCGGAGAGATCCAGGTCCCGCTCGTCTCCTCCGGCTTCAAGCTCAACCTCTTCCGCCTGACGTGGCGGTCGGCGTTCGTGGTGGCGACGACGGTGGTGTCGATGCTGCTGCCCTTCTTCAACGACGTCGTCGGCTTCCTCGGCGCCATCGGGTTCTGGCCGCTCACCGTCTACTTCCCCGTGGAGATGTACATCGTGCAGAAGAAGATACCCAGGTGGAGCTCGCAGTGGGTGTGCCTACAGCTGCTCAGCCTCGCCTGCCTCGTCATCACcattgccgccgccgccggctccaTCGCCGGGATAATGTCCGATCTAAAGGTCTACAAGCCGTTCTCCACAACTGACTGA